The following is a genomic window from Geoalkalibacter halelectricus.
CTTTTTGGCTGCGAAAGCGCATCAGGTCGCGCAAGGTCACGATGCCGACCACCTCACTGCGGTCGAGCACCGGCAGGTGGCGCAGGCGGTGTGCGGTCATGAAGGCCATAGCTTCAAACATGTAGGTGTCCGGCGGCAGCCCCTGTACCTGGGGGGTCATGACCTCGCCGGCGGTAAGGGCCAAGGGATCGGTATTCTCGGGCGCGAGAACCTTGCTCACCAGGTCGCGTTCCGTGATGATGCCCTGCAGGCGCTCTTTGTCGTCGAGCACGAGAATGGCGCTGATGGCGCTCTCGGTCATGCGCCGTGCCACTTCGCGGGTATTGTCGCCCGGCCGGCAGACCACCGGCGGCGAGGACATGATCTCCGAAAGCCGCTTTTTGAAGGGATAGGCCTCCATCTGCGTGAGGGCCTTGTGCGAGTGGTCGGATACGATTTCCGAATACAGGTGCCGCACCCGTGACAGGACGATGCGGGTGAAATATTCGCTGATCTGCGGATATTCGCGCTCGGCCTTGCGAATGAGCGCGGCCGGAATCAGGAAACAGTCGGTTTTGCGCACCGTGCGGGCCGCGCCGCTGTAGGGTTCGTCGGTGAAAATGGGGGTGGCGCCGAAAAATTGCCCTTCCTTGCGATAGTCGACCACCATTTCCACGCCGCCGGGACTCAGCACCGTGATTTCAATCAGGCCTTCCTTGATGACGTAGAGGTAACCCGTCGGCGCCTCATTCTGCTGAAAGACATAGGTGTTGGGGGGAAAGCTGCGGAACAGGGCCGCATGCTCCAACTCTTGAAAGAGGGCGGCGGGCAATTGGGTGAAGAGTTCGGATTCCTGAAGTTGTTTGCTCAATCCCATGCGGATCTTTCACAATCCTGGCGTGTGGGGGAGGGCCTAAGAACGGCCCTCCGTTGCTGTTCGGCATGGGGGCGCGACCCCCTTGGCAAGGGGCGCTTTACGCCGTCCATGGCCGCTTGACTGGCGCCATCCCTGGCGCCAAACACCCTCGCCATGGGGGCTGCGACCCCACACCGGAGGAATCAGATACGGCCTTCCAAGAATTCTTGGAAGGCCGTTCCATGAAAACGCTCTTATACTATCATGCTCCCGGCCCAAGGCAAATAGATTTTCGCGCCCGCCGTGATGAAATCAGCAGGTGGCGGGGCGGCTCACCTCATTTCCGCCGATCACAATCCGGCCCGGCTTCGGCGGCACTCGCCGCGCGCGACCCGCGGTCGACGACCAGGGAGGCCGCCAGGCACAGCAGGCTCAGAATCATCAGTTCGCCCACATGCACGAAGACGTCGCGGGTGATCAGCAGGTCGACCCCCATGAGAAAAACTCCCGTGACGGCCAGCAAGATCGCCGCGCGCGGCCGGGTCAGCAGGTTTTTCACGCGTCGTGTTTTCACCGGCCGAGTTCTCCGGGGGAGCTTGTCGTGCCCGTCTGGGGGGCCGGCAGTTTGTGCAGTTTGCGCAGGACCTGGTAGCTGCGTTCCAGGGACGCGTCGCTGATTTTATCCTGGGTCAGATTGGAGACCAGGATGATGATGAGAAAAGCCAGCGGGCAGACGATCAGGGCCGAGGAGGTGGCCGGCAGGATGCCCGTGGCGGTGAAAGCCGGCACGTTGAGAATCCAGCCGAACATGGCCAGCAGGGTCATGGCCAAGCCGAAAGTCATGCCGGCCAGGGCACCGTACTTGTTGGCCCGCGAATACCAGACCGCGAGCACGCAGGCGGGAAAAATGGTATTGCCGGCAATGGCGAAGGCCATGGCGACGATCTGGGCGATGAGCGCGGGCGGGTTGAGGGCGATGAGGACCACGATTCCGCAGAGCACCGCGGTGAACACGCGTCCGACGAAGAGTTGCTGCTTGTCGGTGGAGTGGGGTCGGAAGACGGTGGCGTACCAGTCGTGGGCGACGGCCGAGGCGCCGGCCACCAGCAGACCGGCGACGGTGGAGATGCCGGCAGCCATGGCGCCGGCGGCGAGATAGCCGATGAAGGCGATGCCGAGATCGGCGCGCTCCGGGGCGGAGAGGATGATGACGTCGGCCACGGCGCGTCCGCCCAGGGGGTTCCAGAATTTGCCCAGGGCCGCGTAGACCGGCGACGACCAGTACAGCAGCCCGATGAAGAACAACCCCCAAAGTACGCTGCGGCGGGCCGTGTCTTCGTTCTTCACCGTGTAGAAGCGGATCATGATGTGCGGCAGACCCGCGGTGCCGACCATCAGGGTGAAGACCAGGGCGATGAAGTGGTAGATGGTGCCGCCCGTGCCCCAGGGCAGGTAGGCCTTGGTGGCTTTCATCAACTCCTCGCCCTCCAGGACACCGACGGCGGTGCGTCCCTCCATCAGGTCGGAGAGCAGGCGCCCGTACTCGAGCTGGGGCAGGATGCCAGCGCCGCCGGCTTTTTTCATCAAAATCCACAGGGGGATGAGAAACGCCGAAATCAGCACCACGTACTGGATCTGCTGGTTGCGGGTGACGCCCGCCATGCCCGAGATCAGCATGTAGGCGAGTACCACACCGGCGGCGAAGAACACACTGGCGGCGTAGTTCATGCCGAAAATCCAGCCGCAGATCAGCCCGATGCCCTTGAACTGGGCGGTGGCGTAGGTAATGGCGATGATGACCGTGACCGTGGCGGCGAACAGGCGCACGCCGTGGGAGTCGAAACGGTCGCCGAGAAACTCGGGGATGGTGTATTTGCCAAAGCGCCGCAGTTGCGCCGCGAGCAGCACCAGCAGCAGCACGTAGCCGCCGGTCCAGCCGATGATGTAGCCCAGGCCGAACCAGCCCTGCAGGTAAAGTAGGCCGGCCACCCCCATGAAGGAGGCCGCCGACATCCAATCCGAGGCGATTGCGGCGCCGTTGCCGTATTTACCGATGCCCTGACCGGCGACCCAGTAGCCCGAGGTGGTGGAGACGCGCGAGAGAAAGCCCACGCCCACATAGACCGCCATAAGGGTCACCATGATGAGGGCGGGGATGTCCTTGAAGCCCGGTTCGAGCTGAAAAATCTCTTCCCCGGCACGCCCGGCCTCCTGTGCCAGACCCACGGAGGCCGCCAGGCAGACCATCAGCAACGCGGCTGTGCCGGTCGTCAGTGTTTTCTTGCCCATGATATAAAGACCTCCTGGCCTCATCAAAATTTAGTGACTTTTTTGTCCCACAAAATGCAATAGAGCTTGCACAGCAGCACATAGCCGATGGTGCAGCCCTGGGCAATCAACCAGTAGTGCAGGGGAAAGCCGAGGAAGCGGGCCT
Proteins encoded in this region:
- a CDS encoding VC_2705 family sodium/solute symporter, coding for MGKKTLTTGTAALLMVCLAASVGLAQEAGRAGEEIFQLEPGFKDIPALIMVTLMAVYVGVGFLSRVSTTSGYWVAGQGIGKYGNGAAIASDWMSAASFMGVAGLLYLQGWFGLGYIIGWTGGYVLLLVLLAAQLRRFGKYTIPEFLGDRFDSHGVRLFAATVTVIIAITYATAQFKGIGLICGWIFGMNYAASVFFAAGVVLAYMLISGMAGVTRNQQIQYVVLISAFLIPLWILMKKAGGAGILPQLEYGRLLSDLMEGRTAVGVLEGEELMKATKAYLPWGTGGTIYHFIALVFTLMVGTAGLPHIMIRFYTVKNEDTARRSVLWGLFFIGLLYWSSPVYAALGKFWNPLGGRAVADVIILSAPERADLGIAFIGYLAAGAMAAGISTVAGLLVAGASAVAHDWYATVFRPHSTDKQQLFVGRVFTAVLCGIVVLIALNPPALIAQIVAMAFAIAGNTIFPACVLAVWYSRANKYGALAGMTFGLAMTLLAMFGWILNVPAFTATGILPATSSALIVCPLAFLIIILVSNLTQDKISDASLERSYQVLRKLHKLPAPQTGTTSSPGELGR